One Antedon mediterranea chromosome 1, ecAntMedi1.1, whole genome shotgun sequence genomic window, attgtccccctgaaaaaataattctcaacaaaattgttgttgaatatgccattttaatgtatcAATTATCCTAATACTTATGtactgaaaaaatgtatttacctgaaaatatgtaatttaaagcacaaaatggccagccaatggatttttggttgaattaaccatttattttgtcattttacaagtgaaaacattattttttttcattatttttctatggaagtgattaacttcattaaaactacaaaataacatattcaaagtctgatttaattaatcttcatttttcatgtttttgggggacaatacatctttaatacttTGGTATGGAAAATAGAGTCTGAAGCTTTATGTCTAAACATTACCCTACTGTTCTGTTTTATACCTTGTAGTCTGGTGTTTTGTGTCTAACCATTAACCTACTGTGCTGTTTTCTACCTTGTATTCTGGTGTTTTGTGTCTAACCATTAACCTACTGTGCTGTTTTCTACCTtgtattgttgttttgtttatagtTGATTCATTTATATCTCAGTTGTAACAAATATAGAAGAGGTTAAATATGCAGATGTAGAAGAAGATGTTACCAAATTAGGCAAAGGTTGTTACGTTGTATTGAGGATGGAATCCGGAATGGCGTTGCCGTTAACCGACACTTGCACGCTGGGAGCAGATTCAAGGTAAGTGGTGTGCAATATTGTTTGCATAGCAGAATTAGGAAGGCCTAAATAAAAACTCTCAACCTCTTTATTCAGAAACTGATTTCTCTATTTTCTGTCTTCTTTTTAGTGAACATAGAGACATTGCTGATAAGATAAACGCATTCTTAAATCTAGATAGAAAAGAACCAAATAATATTGGATACATGGAGGAGTTATCAACTTCATCAAGCGATTCAGAAAATGAAGACagcaaaaataaatgaatacattgataaactaatttgcatatctaTTAGCATTATTGCATACTCGTCAATAAAACACCAAACTTACCAAGCTAGTATGAATAGTCAAGTCAATGAAACACCAAACTTACCAAGCTAGTATGAATAGTCAAGTCAATGAAACACCAAACTTACCAAGCTAGTATGAATAGTCAAGTCAATGAAACACCAAACTTACCAAGCTAGTATGAATAGTCAAGTCAATGAAACACCAAACTTACCAAGCTAGTATGAATAGTCAAGTCAATGAAACACCAAACTTACCAAGCTAGTATGAATAGTCAAGTCAATAAAACACCAAACTTACCAAGCTAGTATGAATAGTCAAGTCAATGAAACACCAAACTTACCAAGCTAGTATGAATAGTCAAGTCAATGAAACACCAAACTTACCAAGCTAGTATGAATAGTCAAGTCAATGAAACACCAAACTTACCAAGCTAGTATGAATAGTCAAGTCAATAAAACACCAAACTTACCAAGCTAGTATGAATAGTCAAGTCAATAAAACACCAAACTTACCAAGCTAGTATGAATAGTCAAGTCAATGAAAACTCAAACTGTAGTGAAGATGAAGCTTGGTAGATAACATGCTTATCTTCCAATCCTAAGGTTCAATGCTGACCTACCagtagtctaggttctagacccaaattagtaaaaagataaatatgtttgcacatatggcgtttcatacgtataatacttgagCTCACATTTTTTCAGACCAAAATTGAAACGCCgtaaaaaaagacaatatcTAAAGCTTTGGAGCAAGTCTAACCTAACAATTATAGTACCAGGGTTGTGCTCACAACTGTGAGTTAGTTTATAAGCATTGTTCATCCATCCTGTAATAGGAAAGTAACTTGTTGTTTGAACATGTCGaaatttaaaacattcccaATAATACCAAAGGTTTAGGTTAAAATCAAGCGATGGTACTTTGACATAAAGGTCAATGTTCTGATTATACACTAGCATGGTTACTTGTCACAATATGACCTGAAAAagttataatgtatttttatataacataaCTGTGaacatatttactattatttaaattttatatttttaataaaagcaGTAAGCAAAAATAAtagacaaatatataatttttatcaatttatgtaatagaataaaataaattaaaaaggtCATCTAGCCTTCTTGTAAaccacatttattttttaatgttttcaaTCATGGAGGTTATTGTGCATGATtcaatccaatgttgaaataaattgataatagATATAAGGACGAGTTATGTCTGTAATGTTATGACCTGGAAAGTCACTGTAAAATATGGTACTCGGACATTTGCAAATATTGGATGTTATTTAATACACTTTTATTCTTTTGGCGTGTCATATATAGTGTACAGATTTGTTTTTACTTATTAGACGCGCCATACCTAAACGTTGTTATTGTTCATCACAGCCAGAACTAAACGAACATTTATAAATGGCATGAGTTACATATTTCAACAATAAAAGCATTGAAAATGTAAGTTTTATTGATAGAAAGTTTATAGGGAGATTTATTAGTTATTAAAGTCTAATATGAAAGAGTGAAAATGTAAATTCCGGATAAATTAGTCTTTTAACATATGTTGTAAGCTAGGCCCACAAAATGTGGTAGCTGCACCGTAACAATTGTAGACCATTTCGTGCGTATATCCTTGGTCGGTAAACAACCGTGGACATTTGGTCCCAAATATCATGAAGGGTTAACAATACCAAGGTCTACCAGTGTGTTGTTACTGGTCGTACTCTtaattatatactttatatatagagatattagaataataatttagtCTTAAAAATTTTAGTTAGAAATGTAAAAGTAAGTACTGCTCATTGAAATAAAAAGGCTCTCGTAGATTTTATGTGAGTCGTATGTTGGTTTGAAAACTTGTTACCATTGTGGCAAAGCAGAAAATgagattttaaattgtttaaaacaaaattattttattaaatataggaATAAAGAATACACATCGAGTACAGATCCAACAATTATAGATGAAAAAGaactatggaataaaaatggCCGCTATAAACGTTATTGGACCCATCACCAACAAGTGTCAAAATGGATGAAAAAATattcaacaaattataaaaaacagTCACATTACCATAGCAATCAAATAAACTCATACATACCTTATTATAATAACCCATATCACATGACAAACAGTCAACGGAAAATGCAGAATCGTCACGGATACCAATCACATGACGGTAATTATTCACATTGGCCTGAAGGTCATGTGATAAATCATGCTGACGATGCAAACTTCGATGAAGATGAACTTTCAGATGATAGTTTTGAAATGGAAATAAGCGAGGAGTTAAGACATTTCTTTTCGGTTTCAGCCAAGTTCAAAGAAGAAAGAAGTGAGTATCGTTGtgatatatattatttgaatatggAATTGCATAAAGACAAGTGAAGAATAGATGCTCATGTGGGAAACAATTCCATATATTTTGGTCCTTGTATtgtacaaaaaaagtatgatgttcccaaatatggcattgatatgcccaaatatggtagtggtattacatcatcatgtccatatatgggcacattttgtcaaataaagtttgataatgtaaacataGCTTAAGCTAaacctttaaaataatattgggATTACTGTAGATGTGCAATAAGTTAGATCGATTGTAACATTTATTTGAACAAAGAAACACATGACtaaatatgtatgtttattGCCAAACTGCTTATGCTCTCTAAACTATATCCTATACCATTCTTATTTAAATAACTAAAGTAAAACTATCTTTTCTCTTTTATTCAGGAAAAGCTAGAGAGTCGGAAGCATTAGAAGATGAATCAGGTAAATTTATTAagaatttcatatttatttgatataaagTCTAAAGATAGACAATGAAACTCTACACTAATGACTCAAAAGCCTGAACTACCTATCCTAAATAAACTATATATACTATACACCTATATTAGAAAAttagttatactgtatataaatgatTTTCAGC contains:
- the LOC140062869 gene encoding gem-associated protein 8-like isoform X1, whose amino-acid sequence is MNKEYTSSTDPTIIDEKELWNKNGRYKRYWTHHQQVSKWMKKYSTNYKKQSHYHSNQINSYIPYYNNPYHMTNSQRKMQNRHGYQSHDGNYSHWPEGHVINHADDANFDEDELSDDSFEMEISEELRHFFSVSAKFKEERRKARESEALEDESAHSAQQLKRSTAPPSERPGQRRLKEMKDLYGKNAAMIHGMETALQLQFDRACDKKQPSHWPIIPLNV
- the LOC140062869 gene encoding uncharacterized protein isoform X4, which encodes MNKEYTSSTDPTIIDEKELWNKNGRYKRYWTHHQQVSKWMKKYSTNYKKQSHYHSNQINSYIPYYNNPYHMTNSQRKMQNRHGYQSHDAKFKEERRKARESEALEDESAHSAQQLKRSTAPPSERPGQRRLKEMKDLYGKNAAMIHGMETALQLQFDRACDKKQPSHWPIIPLNV